In the genome of Rhodoplanes sp. Z2-YC6860, one region contains:
- a CDS encoding HAMP domain-containing protein: MRVGDFSVRISGDWVGLEGKIADTFNEIAAANERMAQQLEQVGQRVGKEGQTKQRVRFGLSGGAWGEMESSVNTLIDDLLWPTNEVTRAIGAVAQGDLLETVRLDVDGRPLQGEFLRSATIVNTMIKQLGVFTSEVTRVAREVGTEGKLGGQAQVPGVTGVWKDLTESVNSMASNLTAQVRNIADVTIAVANGDLSKKITVDVRGEILQLKEAINTMVDQLRSFASEVTRVAREVGTDGKLGGQAIVPGVAGTWKDLTDSVNAMCGNLTDQVRNIAQVTTAVARGDLSRKITVNVSGEILELKDTMNTMVDQLNGFASEVTRVAREVGTEGKLGGQAAVPGVAGTWKDLTDNVNFMASNLTAQVRNIADVATAIAGGDLSKKITVNVSGEILQLKDTMNTMVDQLNAFAGEVTRVAREVGTEGRLGGQANVLGVAGTWKDLTDSVNSMASNLTAQVRNIAEVTTAVAGGDLSKKITVDVRGEILELKDTINTMVDQLNAFAGEVTRVAREVGTEGKLGGQALVRGVAGTWKDLTDNVNSMASNLTGQVRNIAEVATAVAQGDLSKKITVNVSGEILQLKETLNTMVDQLNGFASEVTRVAREVGTEGKLGGQATVPGVAGTWKDLTDSVNSMAGNLTGQVRNIAEVATAIAGGDLSRKITVDVRGEILQLKETLNTMVDQLNRFAGEVTRVAREVGTEGRLGGQANVPGVAGTWKDLTDSVNSMAGNLTAQVRNIAEVTTAVARGDLSRKITVDVKGEILELKNTINTMVDQLNSFASEVTRVAREVGTEGKLGGQAQVPEVAGTWKDLTDNVNFMASNLTAQVRNIAEVATAIAGGDLSKKITVDVRGELLQLKETLNTTTDQLRSFAGEVTRVAREVGTEGRLGGQANVQGVAGTWKDLTDNVNLLAANLTTQVRNIAEVTTAVARGDLSRKITVDVKGEILELKNTINTMVDQLNGFASEVTRVAREVGTEGKLGGQAEVPGVAGTWKDLTDTVNVMAANLTEQVRGIVKVVTAVADGDLKQNLTVKSKGEVAALAETINNMTNTLATFADQVTSVAREVGVEGRLGGQANVPGAAGTWKDLTGNVNLLATNLTTQVRAIAEVATAVTKGDLTRSIQAEARGEVAELKDNINTMIDNLRLTTDRNTEQDWLKTNLARFTNMLQGQRELGTVGRLLLTELTPLVNAQLGVIYQVESEETQTMRLLSAYADDGANGHPVRLRIGEGLIGQCAADKRRLLITDLPTYAVPIGSALFKVVPRNIIVLPVLFENQVKAVIELASVTQFTALQMMFLEQLTDSIGIVLNSIEATMQTEGLLTQSQQLATELQTQQRELQQTNEQLEQKAQQLAERNVEVERKNQEIEQARRALEEKASELALTSKYKSEFLANMSHELRTPLNSILILGQQLTDNPEGNLSAKQVEFARTIHGAGTDLLNLISDILDLSKIESGTVTVDAQEVFLANLTEAIARPFRHEADNRHLAFDVEVDPHLGRTITTDSKRLQQVLKNLLSNAFKFTDQGGVRLTVSAAIGGWSPEHQLLNSSPAVVAFEVSDTGIGIPLEKQKIIFEAFQQADASTSRKYGGTGLGLAISRELANLLGGEIQLRSIPGKGSTFVLYLPLKYVGPATTIATPANSAANQPPQAAAVPAMLAAASDRPVEQMPDDRLELEAGDTILLVVEDDPHYARVIMDLARDKGFKVLVAMRGADALDLAKQFQPSAVSLDVFLPDMLGWTVLSQLKQNPLTRHIPVQIITLDEDRQHALARGAFSFVTKPTTPEGVDAALTRIKDYAAPRRKRLLVIEDNEAERMSIRELLGYDDIDIITTGTGKEALSILRKDPCDCVVLDLRLPDMTGFDVLEKIREDETISEVPVVVFTGKELSAEEDAQLHTMARSIVVKGVESPERLLDETSLFLHRIITDLPQEKQRMLERLNSSDEDLVGRTALLVDDDARNIFALSSVLERRGMHVLTATTGREAIALLESTADVAIVLMDIMMPEMDGYQTMEVIRKKAEFRRLPIIALTAKAMKGDREKCLEAGASDYLAKPVNTEQLLSALRMWLHR; the protein is encoded by the coding sequence ATGCGGGTTGGCGACTTCTCGGTGCGCATTTCCGGCGACTGGGTTGGCCTCGAAGGCAAGATCGCCGACACCTTCAACGAAATCGCGGCCGCCAACGAGCGCATGGCGCAGCAGCTCGAACAGGTCGGCCAGCGGGTCGGCAAGGAAGGCCAGACCAAGCAGCGCGTCCGCTTCGGCCTTTCGGGCGGCGCCTGGGGCGAGATGGAATCCTCGGTCAACACGCTGATCGACGATCTGCTCTGGCCGACCAATGAAGTGACCCGCGCGATCGGCGCGGTGGCGCAAGGCGATCTTCTTGAGACCGTCCGCCTCGACGTCGACGGCCGGCCTCTGCAGGGCGAGTTCCTGCGCTCCGCCACCATCGTCAACACCATGATCAAGCAGCTCGGCGTGTTCACCTCGGAGGTGACGCGCGTGGCGCGCGAGGTCGGCACCGAGGGCAAGCTTGGCGGCCAGGCTCAGGTGCCGGGCGTGACCGGCGTCTGGAAGGACCTGACCGAAAGCGTGAACTCGATGGCTTCGAACCTGACGGCGCAGGTTCGAAACATCGCCGACGTCACCATCGCGGTGGCGAACGGCGACTTGTCGAAGAAGATCACCGTCGACGTGCGCGGCGAAATCCTTCAGCTGAAGGAAGCCATCAACACCATGGTGGACCAGCTTCGCTCGTTCGCCTCGGAGGTGACGCGCGTGGCGCGCGAGGTCGGCACCGACGGCAAGCTCGGCGGCCAGGCCATCGTGCCCGGCGTCGCCGGCACCTGGAAGGACCTCACCGACTCCGTGAACGCCATGTGCGGCAACCTGACCGACCAGGTGCGTAACATCGCGCAGGTCACCACCGCCGTCGCGCGCGGCGACCTGTCGCGAAAGATCACCGTGAACGTGTCGGGCGAAATCCTCGAGCTGAAAGACACCATGAACACCATGGTGGATCAGCTCAACGGCTTCGCGTCGGAAGTGACCCGCGTCGCCCGCGAGGTCGGCACCGAAGGCAAGCTCGGCGGACAGGCCGCAGTGCCTGGAGTCGCCGGCACCTGGAAGGACCTGACCGACAACGTCAACTTCATGGCGTCGAACCTGACCGCGCAGGTCCGCAACATCGCCGACGTCGCCACCGCCATCGCGGGCGGCGACCTGTCGAAGAAGATCACCGTGAACGTGTCGGGCGAAATTCTTCAGCTCAAGGACACCATGAACACCATGGTGGACCAGCTCAACGCCTTCGCCGGCGAAGTCACCCGCGTGGCGCGTGAGGTCGGCACCGAAGGCCGGCTCGGCGGCCAGGCCAACGTGCTCGGCGTCGCCGGCACCTGGAAGGACCTCACCGACTCCGTAAACTCGATGGCGTCGAATCTGACCGCGCAAGTCCGCAACATCGCCGAAGTGACCACCGCGGTCGCGGGCGGCGACCTATCGAAAAAGATCACCGTCGACGTGCGCGGCGAAATCCTCGAGCTCAAAGACACCATCAACACCATGGTGGACCAGCTCAACGCCTTCGCCGGCGAAGTCACCCGCGTGGCGCGCGAGGTTGGCACCGAAGGCAAGCTCGGCGGTCAGGCCCTGGTGCGCGGCGTCGCCGGCACCTGGAAAGACCTCACCGACAACGTCAACTCGATGGCCTCGAACCTGACCGGCCAGGTCCGCAACATCGCCGAGGTCGCGACCGCCGTGGCGCAGGGCGACCTGTCCAAAAAGATCACCGTGAACGTATCGGGCGAAATCCTTCAACTGAAGGAAACGCTCAACACGATGGTGGACCAGCTCAACGGCTTCGCCTCGGAAGTGACCCGCGTCGCCCGCGAGGTCGGCACCGAAGGCAAGCTTGGCGGCCAGGCGACCGTGCCCGGTGTTGCCGGCACCTGGAAAGACCTCACCGACAGCGTGAACTCGATGGCCGGTAACCTGACCGGTCAGGTCCGCAACATCGCGGAGGTCGCGACCGCGATCGCAGGCGGCGACCTGTCGCGCAAGATCACCGTGGACGTGCGCGGTGAAATCCTTCAGCTCAAGGAAACGCTGAACACCATGGTGGACCAACTCAACCGGTTCGCCGGCGAGGTGACCCGCGTGGCGCGCGAGGTTGGCACCGAAGGTCGGCTCGGTGGCCAGGCCAACGTGCCGGGCGTCGCCGGCACCTGGAAGGACTTGACCGACAGCGTCAACTCGATGGCCGGCAACTTGACCGCCCAGGTCCGCAACATCGCCGAGGTGACCACGGCGGTCGCGCGCGGCGATCTTTCCCGCAAGATCACGGTCGATGTGAAGGGCGAAATCCTGGAGCTGAAGAACACCATCAACACCATGGTGGACCAGCTCAACTCGTTCGCCTCGGAGGTGACGCGCGTCGCGCGCGAGGTCGGCACCGAAGGCAAGCTCGGCGGCCAGGCACAGGTGCCGGAAGTCGCCGGCACCTGGAAGGACCTCACCGACAACGTCAACTTCATGGCCTCGAACCTGACCGCGCAGGTCCGCAACATCGCCGAGGTCGCGACCGCGATCGCAGGCGGCGACCTGTCGAAGAAGATCACAGTCGACGTGCGCGGCGAGCTCCTGCAGCTCAAGGAGACGCTCAACACGACGACCGACCAGCTCCGCTCGTTCGCGGGCGAGGTGACCCGCGTGGCGCGCGAGGTCGGCACCGAAGGCCGGCTCGGCGGTCAGGCCAACGTGCAGGGCGTCGCCGGCACCTGGAAGGACCTTACCGACAACGTCAACCTGCTTGCCGCAAACCTCACCACGCAAGTGCGTAACATTGCCGAGGTGACCACCGCGGTGGCGCGCGGCGACCTTTCCCGCAAGATCACGGTCGATGTGAAAGGCGAAATCCTGGAGCTGAAGAACACCATCAACACGATGGTGGACCAGCTCAACGGCTTCGCCTCGGAAGTCACGCGCGTGGCGCGCGAGGTCGGCACCGAAGGCAAGCTCGGCGGACAGGCCGAGGTGCCCGGCGTCGCCGGCACCTGGAAGGACCTCACCGACACCGTGAACGTCATGGCCGCCAACCTCACCGAACAGGTGCGCGGCATCGTCAAGGTGGTGACCGCGGTCGCCGACGGTGATCTCAAGCAGAACCTGACGGTGAAGTCGAAGGGCGAGGTCGCAGCTCTTGCCGAGACCATCAACAACATGACGAACACGCTCGCTACCTTCGCCGATCAAGTGACGTCGGTGGCGCGCGAGGTGGGCGTGGAAGGCCGCCTTGGCGGCCAGGCCAACGTGCCCGGCGCCGCCGGCACCTGGAAGGACCTCACCGGCAACGTGAACCTGCTGGCGACCAACCTAACCACGCAAGTGCGCGCCATCGCCGAGGTGGCGACCGCCGTGACCAAGGGCGACCTGACCCGCTCGATTCAGGCCGAGGCGCGCGGCGAGGTGGCCGAGCTGAAAGACAACATCAACACGATGATCGACAACCTGCGGCTCACCACCGACCGCAACACCGAGCAGGATTGGCTGAAGACCAACCTCGCCCGCTTCACCAACATGCTGCAGGGCCAACGCGAGCTCGGCACCGTCGGCCGGCTGCTGCTCACTGAGCTCACCCCGCTGGTCAATGCGCAGCTCGGCGTGATCTATCAGGTGGAAAGCGAAGAGACGCAGACCATGCGGCTGCTCTCGGCCTATGCGGACGATGGTGCCAACGGCCATCCGGTGCGGCTGCGCATCGGCGAAGGGCTGATCGGTCAATGCGCCGCCGACAAGCGGCGCCTCCTGATCACCGACCTGCCGACCTATGCGGTGCCGATCGGATCGGCGCTGTTCAAGGTCGTGCCGCGCAACATCATCGTGCTGCCGGTGCTGTTCGAGAACCAGGTCAAGGCGGTGATCGAGCTCGCCTCGGTGACGCAATTCACCGCGCTGCAGATGATGTTCCTCGAGCAGCTCACCGACTCGATCGGTATCGTGCTGAACAGCATCGAAGCCACGATGCAGACCGAAGGACTGCTGACGCAGTCCCAACAACTCGCGACCGAATTGCAAACCCAGCAGCGCGAGCTGCAGCAGACCAACGAGCAGCTCGAGCAGAAGGCCCAGCAGCTCGCCGAACGCAACGTCGAGGTGGAGCGCAAGAACCAGGAAATCGAGCAGGCCCGCCGCGCCCTCGAAGAGAAGGCCTCCGAGCTTGCGCTCACCTCGAAGTACAAGTCCGAGTTCCTGGCCAACATGTCGCACGAGCTGCGCACGCCGCTCAACAGCATCCTGATCCTGGGCCAGCAGCTCACCGACAATCCGGAAGGCAACCTGTCGGCCAAGCAAGTGGAATTCGCCCGCACCATCCACGGCGCCGGCACCGATCTGCTGAACCTGATCAGCGACATCCTCGACCTGTCCAAAATCGAGTCGGGCACCGTCACGGTTGACGCTCAGGAGGTGTTCCTCGCCAACCTCACCGAAGCGATCGCCCGGCCGTTCCGGCATGAAGCGGACAACCGTCACCTTGCATTCGATGTCGAGGTCGATCCGCATCTCGGGCGCACGATCACGACCGACTCCAAGCGCTTGCAACAAGTGCTCAAGAACCTGCTGTCCAACGCCTTCAAGTTCACCGATCAGGGCGGCGTCAGGCTCACGGTCTCGGCCGCGATCGGCGGCTGGAGCCCGGAGCATCAGCTGCTCAATTCGTCGCCCGCGGTGGTCGCCTTCGAAGTGTCCGACACCGGTATCGGCATTCCGCTGGAAAAGCAGAAGATCATCTTCGAGGCGTTCCAGCAGGCCGACGCCAGCACCAGCCGCAAGTACGGCGGTACGGGCCTCGGCCTCGCCATCAGCCGCGAGCTCGCCAACCTGTTGGGCGGCGAGATCCAGCTGCGCAGCATCCCCGGCAAGGGCAGCACCTTCGTGCTCTATCTGCCGCTCAAATACGTCGGCCCTGCCACCACGATCGCCACGCCTGCGAACAGCGCAGCGAACCAGCCACCGCAAGCCGCGGCCGTGCCCGCGATGCTCGCCGCAGCTTCCGACCGGCCGGTCGAACAGATGCCTGACGATCGCCTTGAGCTTGAGGCAGGCGACACCATCCTGCTCGTGGTCGAGGACGATCCGCACTATGCGCGGGTGATCATGGACCTCGCCCGCGACAAGGGGTTCAAGGTGCTGGTCGCGATGCGCGGCGCCGACGCGCTCGATCTCGCCAAGCAGTTCCAGCCATCAGCCGTGTCGCTCGACGTCTTCCTGCCCGACATGCTGGGCTGGACGGTGCTGAGCCAGCTCAAGCAGAACCCGCTGACGCGGCACATCCCGGTGCAGATCATCACCCTCGACGAGGACCGCCAGCATGCGCTGGCACGCGGCGCTTTCTCCTTCGTGACCAAGCCGACCACGCCTGAAGGCGTCGACGCGGCACTGACCCGAATCAAGGACTACGCCGCTCCGCGCCGGAAGCGTCTGCTCGTGATCGAGGACAACGAAGCCGAGCGCATGAGCATCCGCGAGCTCCTGGGTTACGACGACATCGACATCATCACCACCGGCACCGGCAAGGAGGCCCTGTCGATCCTCCGCAAAGACCCATGCGATTGCGTGGTGCTCGACCTCAGACTGCCGGACATGACCGGCTTCGACGTGCTCGAAAAAATCCGCGAAGACGAAACCATCTCCGAGGTTCCGGTCGTGGTCTTCACCGGAAAGGAACTTTCCGCCGAGGAGGATGCGCAGCTCCACACCATGGCGCGCAGCATCGTAGTTAAGGGCGTCGAGTCGCCGGAGCGGCTGCTCGATGAAACGTCATTGTTCCTGCACCGGATCATCACCGATCTGCCGCAGGAAAAACAACGGATGCTGGAACGTCTCAACAGCTCCGACGAAGACCTGGTCGGCCGCACCGCGCTGCTGGTCGACGACGACGCCCGCAACATCTTCGCGCTGAGCAGCGTGCTGGAGCGTCGCGGTATGCACGTACTGACCGCAACGACCGGCCGCGAAGCCATCGCGTTGCT